GCTCTTTCTTACAGATGCCacagacaaaaaataaaagttatttcgaTTTAAAGACTCTGCATGTTATCGTTCAgtctaattattatttgaaattataatttactattgaaaatttaatcaacagtgtaaattttaaatcaatcaaaaatctaaaaatttaattattatattttatacatttataaaaatagtgcATAAAGTGAATAGCTGCCAACCGTAACCTTGAGCAGAGCATTTGGTCATCTGTGCATTTTGTATGTTCGtctgtttgttttgaaaaatttattttgctttggaAGACAATGCCTCTCCATAAAGATAgtctttattctaaatatttttatcctgttACATTTGCCATCCTTGGAGGTGGTACCCCTGCTTTAAGTAATTATGTTATTAGAAGACCATTTTATTCTGGGATTCAAAGACACTTCATTGGTGCAGCTCTTGGATATGCTGTTGGTTATTATATAGACCGATACCTTCAGAACCGGTATGCCCAGCGTGATGCTGTTATAAAGCACTACATTGAACTTCATCCTGAAGATTTTGTTGAAAAcaagagaaaatataaagaaatttttgaagagtGGTATCCTATTCGTGGTGCCTCTTAAAAATCCAATACTTATCGTTATTTCATTTGCttctttaaaataagcaaaaatatataactagaaTCAGCAGTACTAAAGAactataattcatattatatggATTGTTTTATTGGATTATGAAATAATCACacctataattattatattctatgaAATTGTATTCTGTTTTGATAGATATTGTTCTTTTTTAACATTGGtgttaaaaattttccattaaaaatgtcaTAGAAATgtgtttagttatataaataaagttcTCCATCATCTTCATCGccatttgataattaaattgtcTAGTTTATTTTATCATTGGTGACAAATGctatataaattacattgaaagATTGTTGATCAGTAAATATCATTTGCATAATCTTGATTTCATAAAACTAATATgtactgttaaaaattatataaaaagctaAAATGTAACATATTTGCTTATATTGGTGTTTCAAATTCTGGTTGGATCAATGAAggaaattgattaaattgaataCTTGTTGCTTATAACGGTCCCTGGGTTTACTTGGCTATTTTCACATTATGATGAGATCATCAAGTATCATTGTATATAAGGCAACCATCAGGGTTATAAAATCTAGGCCCCTCTATAATATGCAAATACTTCAAattatagcataatttttttaataggtaCTTTATATTGGTTGTGATTGAACTTTGATAAATATTAAGGTTATTAAGTTAAGAAAtccatgaaaagaaattaaatctgttccaaaaaatatacttttttttctttatagatacTCTTTTTCATAAGAGTCTATTATCATTCTGTAGATGTAtcaatcttatttcattttagtcATGCTATTATGAAAATCTGCCCTTTAGTACTGTGAATTATGATTAAGAAATCATGTAATGTTAACTTGctttattgcaatttataaaaacattttgatctcTAATTCTGACAAAATTCAAATGACAATGAGATTCTTAAGAGAAATAAATGTTAACTATGAGCTCTGTAGTATCATGACAATATAAATGTTATTGCATATTATGTCTACATTTTTCGAGTTCCAAGCTGATAAATTCTTCACATAGTACGTTGTAATGCATATAATAGTTGatagatttaattctttttaaaattatatatggttGCCTATTTTCATGTACTTTTAAGCTACCTtcctatacttttttttatctaatataattaCAAGAAACTAACATCTATGGAGGGGGGgggtataataattttaagaaatagtttttcaGATATTAATCAGATAAgattaatatctgaaataatcaattccatgatataaaatattcctataaatgGCTCCTacataggatttaaaaaataataaacaaaaattattggatttttgtatttacagtttatgaaaaaaaaaaaaagtttataaattctaaatcatTAATGAGAAAGAGCTAAACTGATATGTCTGTTAGCCAAACTGGTAATTGTGTGATATTAAAGAATTACTGGCAATAGAAAGGTtagaagtagggattgcaataccggtataccgaataccggtattttgagccatttgtacaattttgtaataccggtattcaaaagtttaaataccggtttttcggtatttactagaaatttttaaaattgtccccactatatgttcaggtaacgcgaacatagcaaaatagtatctgtttttgtttttatgtctcgtttttgtttttatgtctccctaacgggggaaattaattagctaattaatggattaattaattgcttaaatctaaattagcgaaacatggattatccctggaagaaaatattgtatccataacaactgatggtgcaacagttttgaaaaaagttggaaagtcgattggtgcaaatcagcagttgtgctatgcacatggaattcaattaggagtaatagatgtgttataccgaaaaaataaagaccagaagaatccaaatattgtggatatagaaatttcggattccaactttgaaaagagtaagagtaagagtgatattgacaatgaagataatcaCAATGTAATTGtcgaagaagatattgctaatgaggatgaaatattaacctatcaagaattgcttcctataatttataaaattcgaaaaattgttaagatatttaaacgttccaatataaaaaggatatattactaaaatatatactaactgaaaataaaacagaatatatgttaatattagattctaaaacacgttggaacagtttactcctaatgatggaacgatttttgaaactgggaaatccaatcaaaaaagcaataatcgacttaaacctgtaaattaatttttcagatagtgaattcgacttaatatccagaactgtatcagctctacttccaataaaactgactactgaggtattatgtcggagaaatgataatttattaacagctaatgcaacaataaatttcgtgttgcagtcactgaaagaacagcacacatcactatctgaagaattatatattacattgaaaaatcgcacagaagaaagacataccgaaatagaaaatgtcttatggtatttatataattataatgatttaaaaaatgaaaatgaagaaaagaaaataaccaattcaaatctgattaagtttataataaattttctaaaaattttttacccacacatctatccacattcggaagaattcggttcaattatcaaaaattatgatgtcactactgtcgatagtgaaaaggaattgtctcttgaataaaaattagaattagtgataaataaaatttcaacgaaccaaaatacaatacagaaatcagctacatccaaaaccatccgacgggaaattgatttatttgaagatgagggatttagaggtaaatacttggaaaaagtatatcgcgccttgctaacagtaccaccaccaactagcgtagatgcggAAAGaccgttttcgacagctggtaatttttgcagaaaattacttttcaggcttaatgacagtacaattcatgcaatatgttttttaagatcacatttcaaaaatttgtaatagtaccacagactgaatagtgatatttacccttttttctgatttaaataaataagatgtttctttacttttttgtgattatatactgttataatttataggttacaaactattttttgtgatatttacactctcaaacaaaactggcaaataaaacaaagaaatacctgtgttttctttctttttctaaaatttctaataccggtatcccggtattaagatttaaaaaataccgaataccggtattgaaattttggtccggtattgcaatccctggGTTAGAACTGGCATTTCTTCATATACTGTCACTGAAAGTGCTGAAATTTGGtagtattatataattaattttgatgacatttgatcttctacattttaattgaaaacacattttacactctttttttttaccattttatcaCCCCATAGGGACAATCTAATACATTTCTTAAGCATTTTGtagttaatattattataattttaaaaaatgacaggctttttttttttttttttttttttaaatcttatagcATTTTACTTATTAGGCACCAGTGAaacattattgttatttataagctattcatttcaaataaaataattataaactttcagtattttgatatataagtaTTAGTTTTTAAACTAGCAATGTTAAAATCTTACAAATGATGTGCTGTTCTGGATACTAATTTCACACACAGTCATTTCCAGAACAGAAATACAGtatagaattgaataaaaataaacaaagtatttGTTAAAGAGTTTACTATGCGATTCATTCACTGAAGTGCTGTGTTATACAAAAATGCTATCttggttataataaaaaaataaaattaatcaagtgCAGTATACTTCTAATTAAGAACCACTTAACACTAATAGATCATAATACTTGCAGTAAAGAAAGGATTAGGTACGACATTGGTAAATTGTTCACTTTGTTTACTATTTGGCAACCATTCACAATATCAGAAGTTCTCTTTAAAATacgtttttacattttcaaaaaatatgtagaTGGATACTATATTTGACACGGATTTCTTGAATTTTCCAGAGGATGTTAATGCTGTCTTTATCATTggtgcattcaaaatatttattttgccatCTTGCCAACAACTCtttccagaaatattattttaagtaacaatttttgtgaatttagcctttttaaagagaagtttaagtaaaaattgtcatttaaaagaaagttttattattttattaacaagaaCATAAGTATCAtgcaaagagttttaaaataaaatcaagtttgATTGGGAAAACTTTATGTAAAACGTTGATCAAGATTGTAATATGAATCTCAGTTTTGAGATAAAGTAAGATAAGCAATTTTTTCTGTCATGGTTTTCTGTCTGTGAactaacagtttt
Above is a genomic segment from Argiope bruennichi chromosome 1, qqArgBrue1.1, whole genome shotgun sequence containing:
- the LOC129972666 gene encoding NADH dehydrogenase [ubiquinone] 1 subunit C2-like, yielding MPLHKDSLYSKYFYPVTFAILGGGTPALSNYVIRRPFYSGIQRHFIGAALGYAVGYYIDRYLQNRYAQRDAVIKHYIELHPEDFVENKRKYKEIFEEWYPIRGAS